Proteins encoded together in one Kutzneria kofuensis window:
- a CDS encoding MFS transporter — MFGDLLRHRDFCWLTVGRTVSLVGNGMAPIALAFAVLDLTGSAADLGVVVAGRSVAMVVVLLAGGVIADRLPRAAVLQGSSIAAGTTQALVASLVLTGTASVPLLVVLSAVNGALGAVFSPASSALTPQTVPADALRAANAATRILNNFAMIVGGSVAGGLVVVIGPGWCIAVDAVSFALAAFCYVRVRVPQPAREPSHVLADLREGWTEFTGRTWLWVIVAQFLFVNAVNAGGIQVLGPSIADATFGRAGWGLALAAETVGALAGGLLAARFQPRRALFYGVTLVLLEAVPLITLAVAPGTIAMMVALALTGFTMEQAGIAWDVSLQENIPADRLARVYSYDAVGSFVAIPLGQVIAGPVAAAFGARPVLLAGAAVVVVATVAALSSRSVRTVETGRRVTPTV, encoded by the coding sequence GTGTTCGGCGACCTGTTGCGGCATCGCGACTTCTGCTGGCTGACGGTCGGTCGAACCGTCAGCCTCGTCGGCAACGGCATGGCCCCTATCGCGCTGGCGTTCGCCGTGCTCGACCTCACCGGCTCGGCCGCCGACCTCGGCGTCGTGGTGGCCGGGCGGTCGGTGGCGATGGTGGTGGTGCTGCTGGCGGGTGGCGTGATCGCGGACCGGCTGCCGCGGGCAGCGGTGCTGCAGGGCTCCAGCATCGCGGCGGGAACAACCCAGGCGCTCGTGGCGTCACTCGTGTTGACGGGGACGGCATCCGTGCCGCTGTTGGTCGTGCTGAGCGCGGTCAACGGCGCGCTGGGTGCTGTCTTCAGTCCCGCGTCCAGTGCGCTCACACCGCAGACGGTGCCGGCCGATGCCCTGCGCGCCGCCAACGCGGCGACCCGGATCCTCAACAACTTCGCCATGATCGTCGGTGGTTCCGTCGCCGGCGGGCTGGTCGTCGTGATCGGTCCCGGCTGGTGCATCGCGGTGGACGCCGTGAGCTTCGCGCTGGCGGCGTTCTGCTACGTGCGGGTCCGCGTGCCGCAGCCCGCCCGGGAGCCGTCCCATGTGCTGGCCGATCTGCGGGAGGGCTGGACGGAGTTCACCGGCCGGACCTGGCTGTGGGTCATCGTCGCGCAGTTCCTGTTCGTCAACGCGGTCAACGCGGGCGGGATCCAGGTGCTCGGCCCGAGCATCGCCGACGCGACGTTCGGCCGGGCCGGCTGGGGTCTCGCCCTGGCCGCCGAGACCGTCGGGGCGTTGGCCGGCGGCCTCCTCGCCGCTCGGTTCCAGCCGCGGCGGGCGCTGTTCTACGGCGTGACCCTGGTCCTGCTGGAGGCCGTGCCGTTGATCACCCTGGCGGTCGCGCCCGGCACCATCGCCATGATGGTCGCGCTGGCGTTGACCGGGTTCACCATGGAGCAGGCCGGCATCGCCTGGGACGTCTCGCTGCAGGAGAACATTCCCGCCGACCGGTTGGCCCGGGTGTACTCGTACGACGCCGTCGGCTCCTTCGTCGCCATTCCGTTGGGACAGGTCATCGCCGGCCCGGTCGCCGCCGCCTTCGGGGCCCGGCCGGTGCTGCTGGCCGGCGCCGCGGTGGTTGTCGTCGCGACCGTCGCCGCCCTGTCCAGCCGCTCGGTGCGTACCGTCGAGACGGGCCGGCGAGTCACGCCCACGGTGTGA
- a CDS encoding serine hydrolase domain-containing protein — MAALNVDGTCDPAFAPVRDVLAAQLADGRQIGAAVAVRAGDRDVVDIWGGHADPERSRPWAADTVVNVWSTTKGVVALAFHMLVDRGLLDPDQPVRKYWPEFTNDTVLVRHLLSHRAGLAAFREPTTAEDLADWKLMITRLADTRPWWEPGTASGYHALTYGFLVGELIRRTTGSSVRDFLHREVADRAGADFRIGLSPADHHRAATLVQPPPEDPAAFQAMFAQLNPVALAVLTNPVVGPAEGNAAFWRAAEIPAANGHATARAVAALYGAFAFGGVTGGQRLLGAAQADRAREGQGRCVDLVIGDAGLGGRATELGLGLWLSGDDGHYGPNPRAVGHDGFGGSFGLADPEAGLAIGHVMNLMGNVIADDPRKMELIEAVYSCL, encoded by the coding sequence ATGGCGGCCCTCAACGTCGATGGCACCTGCGACCCGGCATTTGCCCCCGTCCGGGACGTTCTGGCAGCTCAGCTGGCCGACGGCCGGCAGATCGGCGCCGCGGTCGCGGTGCGCGCCGGTGATCGCGACGTGGTGGACATCTGGGGCGGGCACGCCGACCCCGAACGGTCCAGACCCTGGGCGGCCGACACCGTCGTCAACGTCTGGTCGACCACCAAAGGCGTGGTCGCGCTGGCGTTCCACATGCTGGTCGACCGCGGCCTGCTCGACCCCGACCAGCCCGTCCGCAAGTACTGGCCGGAGTTCACGAACGACACGGTGCTCGTCCGGCACCTGCTCTCCCACCGTGCCGGACTGGCCGCGTTCCGTGAGCCGACCACGGCCGAGGACCTCGCCGACTGGAAATTGATGATCACTCGGCTGGCGGACACCCGGCCGTGGTGGGAGCCGGGGACCGCATCCGGCTACCACGCGCTCACCTACGGTTTCCTTGTCGGTGAACTGATCCGCCGGACGACCGGTTCGTCGGTGCGAGATTTCCTCCACCGCGAGGTGGCCGATCGGGCAGGCGCCGACTTCCGGATCGGACTGTCGCCGGCGGACCACCACCGGGCCGCCACCCTCGTGCAGCCGCCGCCCGAGGACCCGGCCGCGTTCCAGGCGATGTTCGCGCAGCTCAATCCCGTGGCGCTGGCCGTGCTGACCAACCCGGTGGTGGGTCCGGCGGAAGGCAATGCGGCCTTCTGGCGGGCCGCGGAGATCCCGGCCGCCAACGGTCACGCGACGGCCCGCGCGGTGGCCGCCCTGTACGGGGCGTTCGCCTTCGGCGGTGTCACCGGCGGACAACGGCTGCTCGGGGCGGCGCAGGCCGACCGCGCCCGTGAAGGCCAGGGGCGCTGCGTCGATCTGGTGATCGGGGACGCGGGCCTCGGCGGGCGGGCCACGGAGTTGGGATTGGGCCTGTGGTTGTCGGGCGACGACGGCCATTACGGACCGAATCCGCGCGCCGTCGGCCACGACGGCTTCGGCGGCTCGTTCGGCCTCGCCGATCCCGAGGCCGGTCTGGCCATCGGTCACGTGATGAACCTGATGGGCAACGTCATCGCCGACGACCCGCGCAAGATGGAGCTCATCGAGGCGGTCTACTCCTGCCTGTAG
- the hpnC gene encoding squalene synthase HpnC: MVDTPARPSWTTPLPQLPTPAGPDVAALHRRAGGENFTVASLLLPPRFRRRLMSIYAFARLVDDIGDEAPGDRNALLDKVERDIDRIYAGYVATDELWADLTVTVHECGIPRTPLDRLVQANRRDQQIKRYRSFDDLLGYCELSANPVGHLVLHVFDAMSSERAALSDKVCSALQVLEHLQDVAEDYRNDRIYLPADDLDRFGVKEEDLAATKANREVRALIAFETQRTLRLLDEGAALVGTLSGVARLAVAGYVAGGRATAAAIVNARFDVLTTTPRPRKSRTIAELARSLGGGR, translated from the coding sequence GTGGTCGACACGCCTGCTCGGCCGAGTTGGACTACACCCCTGCCGCAACTGCCCACCCCTGCCGGCCCCGACGTCGCCGCACTGCACCGGCGGGCGGGCGGCGAGAACTTCACCGTCGCGAGCCTGCTGCTGCCGCCGCGGTTCCGCCGCAGGCTGATGTCGATCTACGCCTTCGCCCGTCTCGTCGACGACATCGGCGACGAGGCGCCCGGAGACCGGAACGCCCTGCTGGACAAGGTCGAACGCGACATCGACCGGATCTACGCCGGCTACGTCGCGACCGACGAGCTGTGGGCGGACCTGACGGTCACGGTGCACGAGTGCGGCATCCCGCGTACCCCGCTCGACCGTTTGGTGCAGGCCAACCGCCGCGACCAACAGATCAAGCGGTACCGCAGCTTCGACGACCTGCTCGGCTACTGCGAGCTGTCGGCCAACCCCGTTGGCCACCTTGTGCTGCACGTGTTCGACGCGATGTCATCGGAGCGCGCGGCGCTGTCGGACAAGGTGTGCTCCGCGCTGCAGGTGCTGGAGCACCTCCAGGACGTGGCCGAGGACTACCGCAACGACCGGATCTACCTGCCGGCCGACGACCTCGACCGGTTCGGCGTGAAGGAGGAGGATCTGGCCGCCACCAAGGCGAATCGGGAGGTGCGGGCGCTGATCGCGTTCGAGACCCAGCGCACGTTGCGGCTGCTGGACGAGGGAGCGGCCCTCGTGGGCACGTTGAGCGGAGTGGCCCGGCTGGCCGTCGCCGGTTACGTCGCGGGCGGGCGGGCCACCGCGGCCGCCATAGTCAACGCGCG